A segment of the Syntrophales bacterium genome:
TTTCATAATAGAAACCGGAGGAATCTCCGCACACAAGGGAGAGGCAGAAAATCCGACCATCACAATCGAGACACCGTTCGATCTATGGATGGATATCATGACCAAAAAGGCCGACGGACAGGAAATGTTTGCGAAGCAGAAATTTAAGGTCAAGGGAAATCTTTTACTACTTATGCGGATGAATCAGCTATTTGGATAGCAGTTCTGAGCGCGAAGTCGAGTTTTGGGTTGTAGGGTCGGGTTTTACACCCGACCGCAAACGGTGGCATATAAAATGCCACCCTACACAGAATTGTTTTATGGATGGTCGAAACTTGTGCTGAATTTATTTCAGCAAAATGTTCTGAGCATTGAAAAACCATTTTTTCAAAGCTTTTACATGGAGGAGTCTTGCAAGGAAAATTTTTTGACGATTTTAATGCCGGGGACACATTCACAACCTCGCGAAGAACCCTGACGGAATATGATTTAGAGGCATTTTGCAATCTGGCATGGTTCAACTCAAGCATGTTTTGTGATGATATTTACGCCACAGAAGAAATGCCCTATAAATCAAGAGTATTTCCGGGACCTTTAATTGTCTCCTTTGCAGTAGGGCTGTTTTTAAAATTAGGGGTCTACGAAAAGACTATCATCGCTCTGCTTGGAATTGAAAACATGAAATTCAAGGCACCCCTACGAATTGGGGACACGATGCACGTCGATGTTCAAATACTGGAGAAAAAAGATTCCATGTCACATTCAGACAGGGGAATTTTAATCGTTCAATTCGCCGTCAACAAAGTATTATCCGAAAAAGGCAAAGAATTCATCATGAGCTTCGAAATGGCTCACATGCTTAAAAAGAAGTGAATTGCCCTGCAGCAACACAGCAAACTCAGGAAAATGCGATTGCCATATGTTGAGAGCTTTGCATAATACCAATATTGTCATTGCGAGCGAAGCGAAGCAATCTCATAACATATTGATAATTCATAAGATTGCCGCGTCGCTAAAGCTC
Coding sequences within it:
- a CDS encoding MaoC/PaaZ C-terminal domain-containing protein — protein: MQGKFFDDFNAGDTFTTSRRTLTEYDLEAFCNLAWFNSSMFCDDIYATEEMPYKSRVFPGPLIVSFAVGLFLKLGVYEKTIIALLGIENMKFKAPLRIGDTMHVDVQILEKKDSMSHSDRGILIVQFAVNKVLSEKGKEFIMSFEMAHMLKKK